One window from the genome of Rariglobus hedericola encodes:
- a CDS encoding Ohr family peroxiredoxin: MSTLPPIAETISQGGRTGSVETAQEGFNLHFKAPSAENSQGLTPEHLFGAAWAACFNGAVKYIAKESGHADDGITVTAHVQLHPEGPQPFSVELLVSIPGLDEHKAEHVVAKAHAMCAYSKATKGNVSVKITLD; the protein is encoded by the coding sequence ATGAGCACCCTTCCTCCCATCGCAGAAACGATCTCCCAAGGCGGCCGCACCGGTTCCGTCGAAACCGCCCAAGAAGGCTTTAATCTCCATTTTAAGGCTCCTTCGGCCGAAAACTCCCAAGGCCTTACTCCTGAGCATCTGTTCGGTGCAGCTTGGGCGGCCTGTTTCAACGGCGCGGTCAAATACATCGCCAAGGAGTCGGGCCATGCGGACGACGGCATCACCGTGACCGCGCATGTGCAGCTGCATCCGGAAGGACCGCAGCCGTTCTCTGTCGAGTTGTTGGTGAGCATTCCCGGTCTCGACGAACACAAGGCCGAGCATGTCGTGGCCAAGGCTCATGCGATGTGCGCCTACTCGAAGGCGACCAAGGGCAACGTCTCGGTGAAGATCACCCTCGATTGA
- a CDS encoding rhodanese-related sulfurtransferase, with product MSSAFLNISSYKFTPFESDELPAIRDRLLEVSIAQGLKGTILLSTEGINLFVAGPTDNVNALLAEIRTLRGLDDLTPKESFSGDQPFNRMLVKIKKEIISFGLEGIDPARKPAPKLSPKTLKQWLDEGRKITLLDTRNDYEVRLGTFTGAIDPRINTFRAFPDAVSKLPEELKTQPIVMFCTGGIRCEKAGPLMMREGFENVFQLDGGILKYFEECGGAHYEGECFVFDRRVGVNADLKPTGSALCWVCQMPLTLAEQRDERYVYEKSCPYCFKTAGA from the coding sequence ATGTCTTCGGCCTTTCTCAACATTTCCAGCTACAAGTTCACGCCGTTCGAGAGCGACGAACTCCCGGCCATCCGCGACCGGCTCCTCGAGGTGAGCATCGCCCAGGGATTAAAAGGCACGATCTTGCTGAGCACGGAAGGCATCAATCTCTTCGTTGCCGGCCCGACGGACAACGTGAACGCGCTCCTCGCCGAGATCCGCACACTGCGCGGTCTGGACGATCTCACGCCCAAGGAAAGTTTCAGCGGCGACCAGCCGTTCAACCGGATGCTGGTGAAGATCAAAAAAGAGATCATATCCTTTGGTCTTGAAGGCATCGATCCGGCGCGCAAACCGGCCCCGAAACTTTCCCCGAAGACTCTGAAGCAGTGGCTCGACGAAGGCCGCAAGATCACGCTGCTCGACACGCGCAACGACTACGAAGTGCGCCTCGGCACGTTCACCGGTGCGATCGATCCCCGCATCAACACCTTTCGCGCGTTTCCCGACGCGGTGAGCAAGTTGCCCGAGGAATTAAAAACGCAACCGATCGTGATGTTTTGCACGGGCGGAATCCGCTGCGAGAAGGCCGGTCCGCTCATGATGCGCGAGGGGTTTGAAAACGTATTCCAGCTCGACGGCGGGATTCTCAAATATTTCGAGGAGTGCGGCGGCGCACATTACGAAGGCGAATGTTTCGTGTTTGACCGTCGCGTGGGCGTGAATGCCGACCTAAAACCAACCGGCTCCGCGTTGTGCTGGGTATGCCAGATGCCACTGACCCTCGCAGAGCAACGCGACGAGCGCTACGTTTACGAGAAATCCTGCCCGTATTGTTTTAAGACGGCAGGCGCGTAA
- the tsaA gene encoding tRNA (N6-threonylcarbamoyladenosine(37)-N6)-methyltransferase TrmO, whose amino-acid sequence MSALLSLRPVATLRTPFAEKFGVPRQSGFIPEAEGRVEFLPEFSAPDFVRGLTAFSHIWLVTGFHQNPPWTGAATVRPPRLGGNERVGVFASRAPNRPNGLGLSLVRLLAIEDGVLRVAGIDAVEGTPVYDIKPYLPWCEARTEATSDWSQSTPFAREETAVQLTPEIAALLGETTVRLVRQVLRLDLQPAYQDEPERIYGMALAGWNISWRALPDNAVEVISVTRLPS is encoded by the coding sequence ATGTCCGCCCTCCTTTCACTGCGTCCCGTCGCAACCCTGCGCACACCTTTTGCTGAAAAATTCGGCGTGCCGCGGCAGAGCGGATTTATCCCGGAAGCCGAGGGCCGCGTGGAATTCCTCCCTGAGTTTTCCGCGCCGGATTTCGTGCGTGGACTGACTGCGTTTTCTCACATCTGGCTGGTGACGGGGTTTCATCAAAACCCACCCTGGACAGGTGCCGCAACCGTGCGTCCGCCCCGGCTCGGCGGTAACGAGCGGGTAGGGGTGTTCGCTTCGCGCGCACCCAATCGCCCCAATGGACTTGGCTTGTCTCTCGTGCGGCTGCTGGCGATCGAAGACGGTGTATTGCGCGTCGCCGGTATCGACGCGGTGGAGGGCACGCCGGTTTACGACATCAAGCCTTACCTGCCGTGGTGCGAAGCGCGCACCGAGGCGACTTCGGACTGGTCGCAAAGCACACCGTTTGCCCGCGAGGAAACCGCCGTGCAACTTACGCCCGAGATTGCCGCGTTACTCGGAGAGACGACGGTGCGACTGGTTCGCCAGGTTCTGCGTCTCGACTTGCAACCCGCCTACCAAGACGAGCCCGAACGCATCTACGGGATGGCGCTTGCCGGTTGGAATATCAGCTGGCGCGCATTGCCGGACAACGCCGTCGAAGTCATTTCAGTTACGCGCCTGCCGTCTTAA
- a CDS encoding type II toxin-antitoxin system HipA family toxin, translating into MSRVTVNYQGIKVGELAVARGGIFFEYAAEFIASGHELSPFHLSLSSGVKARDTAVPTMRLHGLFEDSLPDHWGRRVMTAWFRERGTPEHAVTPLMMLAYVGQRAMGALDYTPELDVSAPGEVTLPDLYTAAAEAEKSGEIDLDVLAQIGSSAGGARPKALLNLPDSGTGPAQAAAVVADGYSSWIVKFDTTRDGTAGPLEEAYARMARAAGVDFPETRLLETKHADGVRRHFAVKRFDREGAERLHHHTLGSLLHAGGGDLDYQTLLRATRRLTKDEREVWRAYRRAVFNVLAGNRDDHAKNHGFIYRNRAWTLGPAYDLTFTSAQQMPERGMAVCGERRRAGLEHLKKLAASESLDAKEAARIIDEVRAALAKWRAFANDAGVPTLTAAEIEAAW; encoded by the coding sequence ATGAGTCGGGTCACGGTGAATTATCAAGGGATCAAGGTCGGTGAACTCGCGGTCGCGCGTGGAGGGATTTTTTTTGAATACGCGGCAGAGTTCATCGCAAGCGGACACGAGCTGTCGCCGTTTCACCTGTCGCTGAGTTCGGGTGTGAAGGCGCGCGATACGGCGGTGCCGACGATGCGTTTGCACGGTTTGTTTGAAGACTCGCTACCCGATCATTGGGGCCGTCGCGTGATGACCGCATGGTTCCGTGAACGCGGCACGCCGGAGCATGCGGTGACTCCGCTCATGATGCTGGCCTACGTCGGTCAACGCGCGATGGGCGCGCTCGATTACACGCCGGAGCTCGACGTGTCTGCGCCCGGCGAAGTCACCCTGCCCGATCTCTACACCGCCGCGGCCGAGGCGGAAAAAAGCGGCGAGATCGATCTGGATGTGCTCGCGCAAATCGGTTCATCGGCCGGCGGTGCGCGCCCCAAGGCGTTGCTCAATTTGCCCGATTCGGGCACCGGTCCGGCGCAGGCCGCCGCGGTGGTGGCGGATGGCTATTCGTCATGGATCGTCAAATTCGACACGACACGCGATGGCACGGCGGGGCCGCTGGAAGAAGCTTATGCGCGCATGGCGCGTGCGGCGGGCGTGGATTTCCCAGAGACGCGTTTACTGGAGACAAAACACGCGGACGGCGTGCGTCGTCACTTTGCGGTGAAGCGTTTCGACCGCGAAGGTGCGGAGCGTCTGCATCACCACACGCTCGGTAGTTTGCTGCATGCGGGCGGCGGCGATCTGGATTATCAGACGCTGCTACGCGCCACGCGCCGTCTCACCAAGGATGAACGTGAAGTCTGGCGCGCCTATCGTCGGGCCGTGTTCAACGTGCTCGCCGGCAATCGCGATGACCACGCGAAGAACCACGGTTTTATTTATCGTAACCGCGCGTGGACTCTCGGGCCTGCTTATGACCTCACGTTTACGAGCGCTCAACAAATGCCCGAACGCGGCATGGCCGTGTGCGGCGAACGCCGACGCGCGGGACTGGAGCACCTGAAGAAACTCGCGGCGTCGGAATCTCTGGATGCGAAGGAAGCGGCCCGGATTATCGACGAGGTGCGCGCAGCCTTGGCGAAGTGGCGGGCATTTGCGAATGACGCCGGTGTGCCCACGCTAACCGCCGCTGAGATTGAAGCGGCTTGGTAG
- a CDS encoding phytoene desaturase family protein, with product MNTSTHYDVAIIGAGMSGLAAGIRLAHFGKKVCIFERHNVTGGLNSFYSIDGRKYDVGLHAMTNFVRAGVKGTPLTKLLRQLRIERDEFALCEQKRSRVAFGPRGEVSLTFTNDFTVFESEVARQFPAQIDGFRRLVALIRTYDDVSLGALPESARTVIRRHVTDPLLEDMLFCPVMYYGSATEHDMEFGQFVIMFKALFLEGFARPLDGVRVILRVLLDKYRAAGGERRMKCGVQKIITRDGYASALLLDDGTEVTATHVISTVGAPETEALLNSQLSSLNSQLSAPTGALSYTETITVLDREPSALGWGDDTIVFFNDSEKFTYARSEAQVDTRSGVICMPNNFDFGPDTHLPEGLFRCTCLASYDQWVNLPEDQYLADKARWYAEIQKSAQRFLPALPTPDALAKATLATDMFTPRTIIKYTGRLGGAIYGSPQKIRDGRTAIDNLYIAGTDQGFLGIIGAMLSGISMANFHILAGGK from the coding sequence ATGAACACCTCCACCCACTACGACGTCGCCATCATCGGAGCTGGCATGTCCGGCCTCGCCGCCGGCATCCGTCTCGCACACTTCGGCAAGAAGGTGTGCATCTTCGAACGGCACAACGTTACGGGTGGACTCAACAGTTTTTACAGCATCGACGGGCGCAAATACGACGTGGGCCTACACGCGATGACCAACTTCGTGCGCGCCGGCGTCAAAGGCACGCCGCTCACCAAGCTCCTTCGCCAGCTGCGCATCGAGCGCGACGAGTTTGCCCTCTGCGAACAAAAGCGTTCGCGCGTCGCGTTCGGCCCGCGTGGCGAAGTGTCGCTTACATTCACCAACGATTTCACTGTTTTTGAAAGCGAAGTCGCCCGCCAGTTTCCCGCGCAGATCGACGGCTTCCGGCGCCTCGTCGCGCTCATTCGCACCTACGATGACGTCTCGCTCGGCGCGTTGCCTGAGTCAGCTCGCACCGTGATTCGTCGCCACGTGACGGATCCGCTGCTCGAAGACATGCTGTTCTGCCCGGTCATGTATTACGGCAGCGCGACCGAGCACGATATGGAGTTCGGCCAGTTCGTGATCATGTTCAAGGCACTCTTCTTGGAAGGCTTTGCCCGTCCGCTCGATGGAGTGCGCGTGATCCTGCGCGTGCTCCTCGATAAATACCGCGCCGCCGGCGGCGAGCGGCGCATGAAGTGTGGCGTCCAAAAGATCATCACGCGCGACGGCTACGCGAGTGCGTTGCTCCTTGATGACGGCACCGAGGTCACCGCCACGCATGTCATCAGCACGGTCGGCGCGCCGGAGACTGAAGCGCTGTTGAACTCTCAACTCTCATCTCTCAACTCCCAACTTTCCGCACCGACCGGCGCGCTCAGCTACACGGAGACGATCACGGTCCTGGATCGTGAGCCGTCTGCGCTAGGCTGGGGGGACGACACCATCGTTTTCTTCAACGACTCGGAGAAATTCACCTACGCCCGCAGCGAGGCGCAGGTTGATACGCGCAGCGGCGTCATCTGTATGCCGAACAACTTCGACTTCGGGCCCGATACGCATCTACCTGAAGGGCTTTTCCGGTGCACCTGTCTAGCGAGCTACGACCAGTGGGTGAACCTGCCGGAAGACCAATACCTCGCGGACAAAGCCCGCTGGTATGCCGAAATCCAGAAGAGCGCGCAGCGTTTCCTTCCGGCGTTGCCAACACCTGACGCGCTGGCGAAAGCCACGCTGGCGACCGACATGTTTACGCCGCGCACGATCATCAAATACACGGGCCGTCTCGGAGGCGCGATCTACGGTTCGCCGCAAAAAATCCGCGACGGCCGCACTGCGATCGACAACCTCTACATCGCAGGAACAGACCAGGGTTTCCTTGGAATTATCGGCGCGATGCTCAGCGGCATCTCGATGGCGAACTTCCACATCCTCGCAGGAGGGAAGTAA
- a CDS encoding acyl carrier protein produces MTKDETKQAVLEIIADIAPDEDISNLKSDVRLRDQMQLDSMDFLDIVMELRKRHNIEVPEADYPQLASLDSCADYLTPKFTALGK; encoded by the coding sequence ATGACGAAAGACGAAACCAAACAAGCGGTCCTCGAAATCATCGCCGACATCGCGCCGGACGAAGATATCTCCAATCTGAAATCCGACGTTCGCCTCCGCGACCAGATGCAATTGGATTCAATGGACTTCCTCGACATCGTCATGGAGCTCCGCAAGCGCCACAACATCGAGGTGCCCGAGGCCGATTATCCGCAGCTCGCTTCGCTCGATAGCTGCGCCGATTACCTCACGCCAAAGTTCACCGCGCTCGGCAAGTAA
- a CDS encoding beta-ketoacyl-[acyl-carrier-protein] synthase family protein, which yields MSFKSPRIVITGVGLTAPNGNTLSEFRQNLLNGVGGIEKKEIRYMGELLAGVCHYDALKYQTKKELRVGTRAGSISIYCAREAVTDSKIDFANFPKDRIGIYVGTTEHGNVETENEIYAISKFNYDTKYWSHYHNPRTVSNNPAGEVSLNLGITGPAYTIGAACAAGNMGLIHAAQMLRLGEVDLAICGGVSESIHTFGIYAGFKSQNALATHPDPLKASRPFDKARNGIVISEGGALYTLERLDDALARGAKIYGEIGGYCVNSDASDYVLPNPGRQAECVRKALTNAGLNAHDIHIVNTHATATPMGDIQECEAIRAVFGENCPDTYINNTKSYIGHCMGAAGALELAGNLPSFDDLIVHPTINVDDLDPQCALPGLVINHPKKVGKVDAILNNSFGMLGINSTLIVKRYVA from the coding sequence ATGTCGTTTAAATCCCCGCGCATCGTCATCACCGGAGTCGGTCTCACCGCCCCCAATGGCAACACGTTGTCCGAATTCCGCCAAAATCTCCTTAACGGGGTAGGCGGCATCGAAAAAAAGGAGATTCGCTACATGGGCGAATTGCTCGCCGGCGTCTGCCATTACGACGCCCTTAAATACCAGACGAAGAAAGAACTTCGCGTGGGCACCCGCGCCGGCTCCATCTCGATCTACTGCGCCCGCGAGGCTGTTACGGACAGCAAAATCGACTTCGCCAATTTCCCCAAAGATCGCATCGGCATCTACGTCGGCACCACCGAGCACGGTAACGTCGAGACCGAGAACGAAATCTACGCCATTTCGAAGTTTAACTACGACACGAAGTATTGGTCGCACTACCACAACCCGCGCACGGTTTCCAACAACCCCGCCGGTGAAGTCTCGCTCAATCTCGGCATCACCGGTCCCGCCTACACGATCGGCGCCGCCTGTGCCGCCGGTAACATGGGCCTCATCCACGCCGCGCAAATGCTTCGTCTCGGCGAAGTGGATCTCGCGATCTGCGGCGGCGTCAGCGAATCGATCCACACCTTTGGCATCTACGCCGGTTTCAAATCCCAGAACGCCCTCGCGACGCACCCCGACCCGCTGAAGGCGTCGCGTCCGTTCGACAAGGCCCGCAACGGCATCGTCATCTCCGAGGGCGGCGCGCTCTACACGCTCGAACGTCTCGACGACGCCCTTGCACGCGGCGCCAAAATCTACGGCGAAATCGGCGGTTACTGCGTGAACTCCGACGCTTCCGACTACGTGTTGCCGAACCCCGGCCGCCAGGCCGAGTGCGTGCGCAAAGCCCTGACCAACGCAGGCCTGAACGCGCACGACATCCACATCGTCAACACCCACGCGACCGCCACGCCGATGGGCGACATCCAGGAGTGCGAAGCGATCCGCGCCGTCTTCGGCGAGAATTGCCCCGACACCTACATCAACAACACGAAGAGCTACATTGGCCACTGTATGGGCGCGGCCGGCGCGTTGGAGTTGGCGGGCAACCTGCCGTCGTTTGACGATCTGATTGTCCACCCGACGATCAACGTCGATGACCTCGATCCGCAGTGCGCGTTGCCAGGTCTGGTGATTAATCACCCGAAAAAGGTCGGTAAAGTTGACGCCATCCTGAACAACTCATTCGGTATGCTCGGCATAAATTCCACGTTGATTGTGAAACGCTACGTGGCGTAA
- the galE gene encoding UDP-glucose 4-epimerase GalE — protein sequence MNVLVVGGAGYIGSHCVRQLIAAGHNPVVLDNLVFGYRAAVDKDVPFYSVNLGNESEVGKILRKEKIDIVMHFAAFAYVGESVTDPLKYYFNNVASTLHLLRCMIGSGVKKFVFSSTCATYGIPEKMPLVETMPQAPINPYGQTKLDIENALKSFAHAYGLSFAAFRYFNAAGAAEDGRIGECHNPETHLIPLVIDAAIGKRENVQVFGTDYPTPDGTCLRDYVHVDDLSRAHIAVFDKLEKPGTALFYNLGTGTPTSVLEVIQAVEKVTGKKVPYVTAPRRAGDPPALYADSTKAKTELNWEPKFTTIEPIVASAWKWHSQHPDGFKK from the coding sequence ATGAACGTCCTTGTTGTTGGTGGAGCGGGCTACATCGGTAGTCACTGTGTTCGGCAATTAATCGCTGCGGGGCACAACCCCGTCGTGCTCGACAACCTTGTCTTCGGCTATCGAGCCGCGGTGGACAAGGATGTGCCTTTCTACTCCGTCAACCTCGGCAACGAGAGCGAAGTCGGAAAGATTCTCCGCAAAGAGAAAATCGACATTGTTATGCATTTCGCGGCCTTCGCCTATGTCGGCGAGAGCGTGACCGATCCGTTGAAGTATTATTTCAACAACGTCGCCTCCACGCTCCACTTGTTGCGCTGCATGATTGGCTCCGGCGTGAAGAAGTTCGTCTTCTCTTCGACCTGCGCGACCTACGGCATTCCCGAGAAAATGCCGCTGGTTGAGACCATGCCGCAGGCCCCGATCAATCCTTACGGCCAGACCAAGCTCGACATCGAGAACGCGCTCAAGTCGTTCGCGCACGCATATGGCCTGAGCTTCGCTGCCTTCCGCTATTTCAACGCCGCCGGCGCAGCCGAGGACGGTCGTATCGGTGAATGCCACAATCCCGAGACGCACCTCATCCCGCTCGTGATCGATGCCGCCATCGGCAAACGCGAGAACGTGCAGGTGTTCGGCACCGACTACCCTACTCCGGACGGCACCTGCCTCCGCGACTACGTGCACGTCGATGATTTGAGCCGCGCCCATATCGCCGTGTTTGACAAACTAGAAAAGCCAGGCACCGCGCTCTTCTATAATCTAGGCACCGGCACGCCCACCTCCGTGCTCGAAGTCATCCAGGCTGTAGAGAAAGTCACCGGCAAGAAAGTCCCCTACGTCACTGCTCCCCGCCGTGCCGGCGATCCGCCCGCACTTTACGCCGATTCCACCAAGGCCAAGACCGAGCTCAACTGGGAGCCGAAGTTCACCACGATCGAGCCGATCGTCGCTTCCGCCTGGAAGTGGCACTCGCAGCATCCGGACGGTTTCAAAAAGTAA
- a CDS encoding sigma-54-dependent transcriptional regulator has translation MTDLATKPPTILVIDDDAEVRYSLGRVLSSKKYQVIEAASGELGVAAVKKGPLPDLIFLDIRMSGMSGIEALQHIRSVNPKQLVVLMTAFGTAQTAIEAMKYGAFDYIMKPFDPAKVLTIAENALKAHADMRAVVNYKPTINSDDYKEGIVGSSPVMQDVFKVIGQVTASDVTVMITGESGTGKELVARSIWKHSHRAAKPFIAVNCAAIPDNLIESELFGHEKGSFTGAANQRLGKFELCDGGTIFLDEIGDMALATQTKILRVLQQGEIQRVGGTETIKVDVRILAATNKDLEEMVKAKTFREDLYYRLNVVRIRMPALRERVADVPQILDFCLQNLLKQKKTRVSKVSPEALAVLTRYRWPGNVRELENVVYRSAVIAQGDTILLKDLPAEVRETVGGIVPTVTTVDSAPPFETARVASAESAALATAQVVAESIASGEPALSIPHALDFLHRELSLQSEPILERLEREMIVRVLAATEGNLLKASERLGMTRATLRKRVDELGLKI, from the coding sequence ATGACTGATCTCGCCACCAAACCGCCGACCATCCTCGTCATCGATGACGACGCCGAAGTGCGTTACTCGCTGGGTCGCGTGCTCTCTTCGAAAAAATACCAGGTCATCGAAGCAGCCAGCGGCGAACTGGGCGTGGCCGCGGTTAAAAAAGGTCCGCTGCCCGACCTCATCTTTTTAGACATCCGCATGAGCGGCATGAGCGGCATCGAGGCCCTCCAGCACATCCGCTCCGTCAATCCGAAGCAGCTGGTCGTCTTGATGACCGCCTTCGGCACCGCGCAGACCGCCATCGAGGCGATGAAATACGGCGCGTTTGACTACATCATGAAGCCCTTCGATCCGGCGAAGGTCCTCACAATCGCCGAGAACGCGCTCAAGGCCCACGCCGACATGCGCGCGGTGGTGAATTACAAGCCCACCATCAACAGCGACGACTACAAGGAGGGTATCGTCGGCTCGTCGCCGGTCATGCAGGATGTATTCAAAGTTATCGGACAAGTCACCGCCAGCGACGTGACCGTGATGATCACGGGCGAGAGCGGCACCGGCAAAGAGCTCGTCGCGCGTTCCATCTGGAAGCACTCGCATCGCGCTGCCAAGCCGTTCATCGCCGTCAATTGCGCCGCCATTCCCGACAACTTGATCGAGAGCGAACTCTTCGGTCACGAGAAGGGCTCTTTCACGGGCGCGGCCAATCAGCGCCTCGGCAAGTTCGAGCTGTGTGACGGCGGCACCATCTTCCTCGATGAAATCGGCGACATGGCCCTGGCCACGCAGACGAAGATTTTGCGCGTGCTCCAGCAGGGCGAAATCCAGCGCGTCGGCGGCACCGAGACGATCAAGGTCGATGTGCGCATCCTCGCCGCGACCAACAAGGATCTCGAGGAAATGGTGAAGGCGAAAACCTTCCGCGAAGATCTTTATTACCGCCTCAATGTCGTGCGCATCCGCATGCCGGCGTTGCGTGAGCGCGTGGCCGATGTGCCGCAAATCCTTGATTTCTGCCTGCAGAATCTCCTGAAGCAGAAAAAAACCCGCGTGAGCAAAGTCTCTCCCGAGGCGCTTGCCGTGCTCACCCGTTACCGCTGGCCGGGCAACGTGCGTGAACTCGAAAACGTCGTCTATCGCAGCGCGGTGATCGCGCAGGGCGACACGATCCTCCTGAAGGATCTGCCGGCCGAGGTGCGCGAAACCGTGGGTGGGATCGTTCCGACGGTCACCACCGTGGACAGCGCGCCGCCCTTCGAAACCGCCCGCGTTGCATCCGCCGAGAGTGCGGCCCTCGCCACGGCACAAGTGGTCGCCGAAAGCATTGCTTCGGGCGAACCCGCGTTATCCATCCCGCACGCGCTGGATTTCCTGCACCGCGAACTCAGCTTGCAGTCCGAGCCGATTCTTGAGCGTCTTGAACGCGAAATGATCGTGCGCGTGCTCGCCGCCACCGAGGGCAATCTGCTCAAGGCGTCCGAGCGCCTGGGCATGACCCGCGCGACGTTGCGCAAACGCGTAGATGAACTGGGCCTGAAGATCTAA
- a CDS encoding site-2 protease family protein: MFRIRGIQLSVHASFFLLLAYVAWQGWTAAAWQGAAWLTLGTVVMFVCVTLHELGHAAAARYFGIRVPRILLLPIGGMAEMESIPRRPREEIIIALAGPAVNYLIIGVLLIFVRFPEGWNWAYFELSLPGLGRYLVLVNLILGVFNLLPAFPMDGGRVLRALLAMRFPYLRATQIAAHAGKVVALAGAAYLVFYWKNYPACVLFGFIIFAGHRELQAVARKEKEAAHWRMIEARFNQPTVVTVTPIDEVPPRAI, from the coding sequence TTGTTCCGCATCCGCGGCATCCAACTCTCGGTGCACGCGAGTTTTTTCCTGCTGCTCGCCTACGTGGCGTGGCAAGGCTGGACGGCCGCCGCGTGGCAAGGCGCGGCGTGGCTCACACTGGGGACCGTGGTGATGTTCGTGTGCGTTACTCTGCACGAACTGGGACACGCGGCAGCAGCGCGTTATTTCGGCATCCGGGTGCCACGTATTCTGCTGCTACCGATTGGCGGTATGGCGGAGATGGAATCGATTCCGCGTCGACCCCGTGAAGAAATCATCATCGCACTCGCGGGACCGGCGGTGAATTACCTGATCATCGGGGTGCTGTTGATTTTCGTGCGGTTCCCCGAGGGATGGAACTGGGCTTATTTTGAACTCAGTCTGCCCGGTCTGGGGCGCTATCTGGTTCTCGTGAATTTGATCCTCGGCGTGTTCAATCTGCTCCCCGCTTTTCCAATGGATGGCGGTCGAGTGTTACGGGCTTTGCTGGCGATGCGTTTTCCGTATCTGCGCGCCACGCAGATCGCGGCACACGCGGGTAAAGTCGTGGCATTGGCCGGTGCGGCCTACCTCGTTTTTTATTGGAAGAATTATCCGGCCTGCGTGCTGTTCGGCTTCATCATTTTCGCCGGACACCGCGAATTGCAGGCGGTGGCGCGCAAGGAGAAAGAGGCCGCACACTGGCGTATGATTGAAGCGCGCTTCAATCAACCGACCGTCGTGACGGTCACCCCGATCGACGAAGTTCCGCCACGGGCCATTTAA
- a CDS encoding ABC transporter ATP-binding protein — protein sequence MPSAPADTVFDVVDVTKAYGARRVLDTVSFSVKAGERVALTGPSGSGKTTLLNCLGGVDRPDSGSITLNGLRIDQLDSDALARLRRERVGTVFQFFHLLPTLTAEENIGLPLQLLDVPAAERRERVNHFLTRIGLEHRAHALPSQLSGGEQQRIAIARALIHRPALILADEPTGNLDSTNGANILALLRELTDETRTALILVTHSEEAATICHRRIHLRDGRVVDRT from the coding sequence ATGCCTTCCGCCCCAGCTGACACGGTTTTTGACGTCGTCGACGTGACCAAAGCCTACGGTGCCCGCCGGGTGCTGGATACCGTTTCGTTTTCGGTCAAAGCGGGCGAGCGAGTCGCTCTCACTGGCCCCTCGGGCAGCGGAAAAACTACGTTACTCAACTGTCTCGGCGGCGTGGACCGGCCCGATTCAGGTTCGATTACGCTCAACGGTCTTCGCATCGACCAACTCGACAGCGATGCCCTCGCCCGGTTGCGGCGCGAACGGGTCGGGACGGTGTTTCAGTTTTTCCACCTATTGCCCACTTTGACCGCAGAGGAAAACATCGGCCTGCCGCTGCAACTCCTCGATGTGCCCGCCGCCGAGCGCCGCGAACGCGTGAATCATTTTCTCACACGTATCGGTTTGGAACATCGCGCCCATGCCCTGCCCTCGCAGCTTTCCGGCGGCGAACAACAGCGAATCGCGATTGCCCGCGCACTTATTCACCGGCCCGCGCTGATTCTCGCCGATGAACCGACCGGCAATCTCGATTCCACCAACGGAGCCAACATTCTCGCCCTCCTGCGCGAATTGACCGACGAGACCCGCACCGCGCTTATTTTGGTCACGCACAGCGAAGAGGCCGCCACGATCTGCCATCGCCGTATTCATCTGCGCGACGGGCGGGTCGTCGATCGCACATGA